One stretch of Harmonia axyridis chromosome 1, icHarAxyr1.1, whole genome shotgun sequence DNA includes these proteins:
- the LOC123688864 gene encoding ras-related protein Rab-21-like produces the protein MKMIVGKVVVLGNQGVGKTSTCMTYVEKHFNHQTLPTIGAAFYSTKINVADKMVNLHIWDTAGQERFKAMAPMFYRNSQAAIVIFDITSEDSFESMKGWVLELKRNVEESIILVVVGNKIDLAEQREVSRDEALGYSKTIGAHYYEVSAKTDQGIELVFEYVAMELVKANSKNTPKANRSYNSDDINNIMAFSSELEPTDTANEELVNISINHIAHGDSVSPICC, from the exons ATGAAAATGATAGTGGGAAAAGTTGTTGTACTCGGAAACCAAG GAGTTGGCAAAACAAGTACTTGCATGACATATGTAGAAAAACATTTCAACCATCAGACATTACCGACCATAGGAGCTGCATTCTACAGTACCAAAATCAACGTAGCAGATAAAATGGTAAACCTACAT ATATGGGACACAGCAGGTCAAGAAAGATTCAAAGCCATGGCCCCCATGTTCTACAGGAATTCGCAGGCTGCAATTGTGATATTCGATATAACATCTGAAGATTCCTTCGAAAGCATGAAAGGCTGGGTGCTTGAACTGAAGAGGAACGTAGAAGAATCCATTATACTTGTTGTTGTGGGCAACAAGATTGATCTTGCCGAACAAAGAGAA GTGTCAAGAGATGAAGCTCTGGGATACTCTAAAACCATTGGTGCTCATTATTACGAGGTGTCTGCAAAAACAGATCAG GGTATAGAGTTAGTCTTCGAATACGTAGCCATGGAGTTGGTGAAAGCAAACTCGAAGAACACCCCAAAGGCCAACAGGTCCTACAACAGCGACGACATCAACAACATCATGGCCTTTTCAAGCGAACTTGAACCTACTGATACGGCCAATGAGGAATTGGTGAACATTAGCATTAACCATATAGCGCACGGTGACTCGGTTTCTCCGATCTGTTGTTAG